One Nitrospinota bacterium genomic window carries:
- the istB gene encoding IS21-like element helper ATPase IstB, with protein sequence MKKYQQIVSLLESLKLKGMIPNLDSEITEAEEKKISYLSFLDLLLKAEIDYRTERRLKRNLAGAHFPVEKDLDNFQFARVKGITKSDLSSLLDFLWLDNHNNLLFFGPPGIGKTHLSIAIGLKAIRAGYTVCFERMTTLVKWLKMADIQRKAGFRLNRILKADLMIIDEIGYTPIERKEANLFFNLISELYEKASVIITSNKRFDEWAEMMGDEVMTVAMLDRLLHHSKVFNLSGESFRIQKEEED encoded by the coding sequence TCAGTTTACTGGAAAGTTTAAAGCTTAAAGGAATGATCCCTAATCTGGATAGTGAGATAACCGAGGCAGAAGAAAAGAAAATCTCCTATTTGAGTTTTTTGGACCTTCTTTTAAAGGCAGAGATAGACTACCGGACAGAAAGAAGGCTTAAGCGGAATCTGGCAGGAGCCCATTTCCCGGTAGAAAAGGACCTGGATAATTTCCAATTTGCCAGAGTAAAAGGCATAACTAAGTCAGATCTATCCAGCCTTCTGGATTTCCTGTGGCTGGATAATCACAACAATCTATTATTTTTTGGACCACCCGGGATCGGTAAAACTCATTTATCCATAGCCATTGGGCTAAAGGCTATACGAGCAGGTTATACGGTATGTTTTGAACGGATGACCACCCTTGTCAAGTGGTTAAAGATGGCCGATATTCAGCGCAAGGCCGGCTTTAGACTGAATCGTATCTTAAAAGCAGATCTGATGATCATCGATGAGATAGGCTACACACCCATAGAAAGGAAGGAGGCTAATCTATTTTTTAACCTGATAAGTGAGCTTTATGAAAAGGCATCTGTCATCATCACATCCAATAAAAGATTTGATGAGTGGGCTGAAATGATGGGTGATGAAGTGATGACTGTAGCCATGCTAGACCGGTTACTTCATCATTCCAAAGTATTTAATTTAAGTGGGGAATCATTTAGAATTCAAAAAGAAGAGGAGGATTAA